From Chlorocebus sabaeus isolate Y175 chromosome 10, mChlSab1.0.hap1, whole genome shotgun sequence:
TAAATAAGagtggggaaagaaaaggaaaatgtgtgtAATACATGTGAATCACAGAGAATGTAGTCATTggttaatatatacacatacatgtatgtatattctGTATGTGGCAATGAGTAAAATACTGTAGTTGGCGCTTATCTGCCTTTTCCAATACTCGTTCCATGTTCTACCCTCAGCCAGTGCCTAAGCTGCTTGTGGCCTTCACCTGGTGGCGTGACTTGATCCTTAATTTTTAAGGCCCCAGGCCCTGCGTGGCTGCCCACACAGGTGCTGTGGCCTCTGTTACCTGTACTGCACCACCAGAGAGAAGTAGGAGGCACCACTCTCCCTGGCCCCCAAGCCTCACGAAGCCCCATGCCCACCTGCCAGAGCCAGTCCTGTGTTGTCTCATGCTTCCGTGGCTGGGCCGTGGCTGAGCCACCCTCCCAGTGAGACCCGGTTGTGTTCCTAAGCAAAAGCATCCCACCTGGGGACCCACCAGCTCTGATGCAGCAGAGCCCAAAGCTGGGGGGATGGGAAGCACGATTCTgtgagccaggcgtgggggtggTAGTGAGAAGGGCCTTCTCCCCACGCCTTGTGCACCTGGGCCTCAAGCACAGGCCACACCTTGTCGGTTGCTGCCCCTCTATGCCCAGTGTCACCAGTCAGCATCACCCATCGCTGTGTACCGCAGCCCCCATCATAAACTGGTGCCCAGGGCAGCCGCCATCTCTGTGGAGGGCTTGCCTGCCGCTGGCCTCTCTAGATAAGCTCCTCACGACTCATGCAACCTTTTCAACAGCCCGGAAGGAAGCAGTCGCCAGTCTCCACTACCAGGTGAGGAGCCCTGGCTTGGAGAGGAGGGAGGACCTGGGCCTGCGGTTTCCCCTGCGGCTCAGCCCTGCTCACAGCACCCTGATGAAAACCTTGCTACCCTCGCCTCAGGGCAGGGCACACCCTTTACCTGCTGACCTGGCCCTGGTGACAAGAGGACAAGGGCAGCAGGGCCCCGGCCAGGTTGAAGGATATCTGTGGGACACATCAGACCTTTGTAGCCCACCAGCTCCGTCTGAGAACTGGTAGCTCCCTGGTCCTCTGTCTGGGGAGGACGCAGCCCCATCTGAACACCGCTTTTTCCTGGAAGCTTTGCTGCCCTCCCTAGCCCGCTGGAACCCTCCATGCCCACACCCACCTCCTAGTGGGTGAAGCCAGGGAGCCCTCCCTCAGGCGCATCAGGGGAAGACTGGGGTGCAGATGCCGCGCAGCCACTTCATTGCGCTGATCCCCAAAAAGCTGGAATATGAAAATTCCTGTGGGAGAAACCCAGGGCTGACAGTCCCGACGTCCAGGCTCCTCTTCCTGGGTTAGAGAAGTCAGAGGTGCCTGCCCCGGCCTGGCTGCGGCGCAGCCTCCCGCCGCCAGGGGATGCCAGGCAGGCGGGGGCGGGGCCTCCTCGGGCTGGGCGGGGCCGGTGCGAGAGGCGCCCGCAGCGCAATTGCAGACCCCGCCTTCTCGGCTCAGCCGCGCCTCCCGCACCGTGGGGTGCAGTAGGGCAGCTCCTGGCATAAGTGTGCGGAGCACACTTGTGGACCCctggggaggaggtgccacagcAACTCTAGACTCCTGTGTGCAGAACTGGCCGCGGAGAGGTGCCCAGGGCAAGACCCCAACCTCTGCTCCCTGAGTCCAGTGCGGGGCTTAGGGTGGCAAGCCCCCAAGCTCCCTGTGGTGACTTGCCCCCCGGGCGGCCAGGCCCAGCTAGTGTGGCACCGCGTGTGCAGAACTGAGGTTCTTCCAGCCAGGTACATGGCCCGGTGGGCTCTGGAGAGCCTGTAGAACTGGGGGTGCCCTCGAAAACAGTATGCCCTTGGCACTGCAGGGCCCCACCGGGCAGGGCGCTGGGGGCAGTGAGGAGGGTCCCATCCCAGTTGTCTTCCCTGTCAGCCTTGGATGCAAGGCTGATCACATCTCTGAGTGACTGTGTAAGCCTAGGGGCTCCTGGTGAGTTTGGGATGGGTGCCCCAAGATCGTGGCCGTGTCCCTGAAAAGGGCACGTGGGCACCTGAGGTCCTATGGGAAAAGTGAAATGATGCCTCAGTGCTCTGTCCCGCAAACGTGAACACACACTCTCCCTCTCAGCCTTCCTTCCCGCCCCATGGAAGGAGGGTAGACATGGAGGGTTACACATCGGGGAGGCTGAGTCCAGACACAGGAAATGCTACTCAGGGCTGACGCTGAGTCAAGTGCGGTACCCGAGTCCAGCCCTGCACTGCCACACCTCAGTGCAGCAGAGGAGAGCGGTGTCTTGGGTTCCCGGATAGTTCCCCAGCCCCAGAAGCCCCTTGTCCCTAGGAATTTGAATTCTTACTTGATGACAACAACGACATCATGGTGGCTCCTGTTAATCCACAGCCTCAAAATTCACCCGCTGTGAGCTCACTAGCAGCTTCTGCCAGGCAAGTAGCCCTTCCCTCGGGGCTCAGGCTCCTGGACAGGCTCAGCCTTGGGCAGCCTTCGCCAGGTCCGCAGAGAATAGCGTTGGGAAGGGTGGACCTGGCGGATGGGGTGGGGACAGGCAGGCCAAGCCCTCGTTCGTACCCCAGCACAGGGCTTGAGAGGTCCCCAGCGCTGCCCAGAGGAACTTCTGCGATTGTGGAAATGATTCCTGCCTGCTTTGTCCATTAGCCACTCCTcccagcaaaacacacacactcactcactccacCTGCCACCAAGGAACTGAACTTCTAACTGTATTTAATTCGCATCTAAATGGCCACACGTGGTTGGTGGGTGCTGTAGTTGACAACGCTGCGTAAAGGCTCCGGAGCTCCTCGCACCGCAGGACCCACAGCACAGACCACACCGGTAGACTTGGGGGAGTGGCAGGGATGCCAGGAGAATCCTGCCTTGCCCGTAGCCCCGGATGGAAGGATGACATTGAGTTCGCGACGCTGCGCTCCTCGGGAGCACGAACCACACCTGGAAGCAGCCTGCCCCGGTGGCCCCAAGGTTCCCAGGTCCCTTCAGCGGCTGCCCCAGGGGCCTGGCCGGCAGTGTCCGGGAAGAAGCAGCGATCCCGCCTCCTGGGATCTCCCGGGCGCCGCCTGGGGAGGGAGCGAGGGGCTGGGGGTCCTGCTCAGCCGCTCCGCGCGCCTCGGTTCCCAACACAGCGCCCCGGCCCCGGGCCGCGCTCGATTCCCCGGCTCCCCGCGCCCCTGGCTCCCGGCCCTCCCCGCCCGGCGCCCCGGTCCCGCGCCCCGGCCCCGCGCACAGCGCCCCCGGCGGCGGCCGAGCGGAGCCCGAGCGGGGCGGCGCACGGCGCGGGGCCGGGCCGGGCGGCTCCCGGCGCGACTTCCTGTTGTGCCCgcgccccgccgccgccgcccggcgCCCCTAGCCCGCTGCCCGCGGCCCGGCGCGGCCGCCGCCCATGGATTTCACCTAGTGCCGGCGGCCATGGCCGCGCAGTGCTGCTGCCGCCAGGCGCCCGGCGCCGAGACCGCGCCCGTCCGCCCGCCGCCCGAGCCGCCGCCCGCCCTGGACGTGGCCTCGGCCTCCAGCGCGCAGCTCTTCCGCCTCCGCCACCTGCAGCTGGGCCTGGAGCTGCGGCCCGAAGCGCGCGAGCTGGCCGGCTGCCTGGTGCTCGAGCTGTGCGCGCTGCGGCCCGCGCCCCGCGCGCTCGTGCTCGACGCGCACCCGGCCCTGCGCCTGCATTCGGCTGCCTTCCGTcgcgcccccgccgccgccgagACGCCCTGCGCCTTCGCCTTCTCCGCCCCCGGGCCGGGTCCCGCGCCGCCGCCCCCGCTGCCCGCCTTCCCCGAGGCGCCCGGCGCCGAGCCCGCCTGCTGCCCGCTGGCCTTCAGGGTGGACCCGTTCACCGACTACGGCTCTTCGCTCACCGTCACGCTGCCGCCCGAGCTGCAGGCGCACCAGCCCTTCCAGGTTATCCTGCGCTACACCTCGACCGACGCCCCCGCCGTGAGTTCGGGGCGGGCGCCGGGGCTGCGGGCCGGTCCGCAGGGCGCTGCTGGCGGCCTCTCGCCGCACGGCCAGGCTGAGGGACGCGAATCTGTGCCCTACAGGTgtccccctcccctcaccctggTGATTCCCAGCTGTTGCCTGTGAGCCCTTAGGACCTTTGCATACAGGCCGGAGTCCTGCGGGGACACGGGACAGCATGTCACTCAGGGAAGCCTCCCGTTCAAGTGTTCGGTCCCTGCCTGGGGACATGAGCAGCTTCTGTCACCCACCAAGGTGTACATCTGCAGGATCCTGGCACCGAGGGTAGGGCTGGAGTGTCAGCTGCGGAAGGGCCTCCATGTGACCAGGGCCTGCAGATGTGTCCAAGCAAGAGGCAGAGGAAAGGGCCATGGGAGGGGGGTGGTTGTGATGCTCGATTTGGGGCTCCCTTGGCCAGCACTGGTGGAGTGTTGAGACCAGTGGGCCCCGCGACCCCAACATAGACACACATAGGCTCTGCAGGGCTTGCACACTGGGTACCCACCACTCTAGAGGCTCTGCAAGAAAGGCCAGGTGGCTCAGGCTGGTGCTGTGGCTGCAGCaccccctccacctccaccagtGGGGGTGTGTACAGGATGGAGCAGGGCCTTTCCTGCCTACAGCATGGGGGTTCATACTGCATCCCCAGGTGGTATGGATGGCACACATGTGACACCCAGCATATGCAGCACACACACAGCTGTGCAGGTGCTGGGAAGTCCAGCTGTCACTGATCACGGCACATAAATAGACAGGGTGGTGGAAAGGCGTCAAGCCACAAAGAGCCAAGGTGACATCTGGGCAGGAAGAACCCAGACCAGTGCACCCCTGTGGGCTTCCTGTACATTTCCCAGGAGCCCTAAGCAGGACCTGccacctcaccttcctcccaGAACCCCTGTGGGTGTGCAGGCCGCTGGCCAGCCAGCCCCACCCCTGCTGTGGTATTCCAGGGCTCTGACAGGTGGCAAGTATGCCTCTCAGTATGACACGTGAGAACTGAGGGATGGGCTTCTCCTTGGGCTTGAACCTCCTGCAGGGAGGTTCCTTCATACCAATTCCCAGGTCCCAGTACCCCCAAGGGGGAGGCTGCATTTGTGAATGGCTCCCCAGGTGGGTCCTGAACACCCTGGCAGCCCAGGGCTTAGCAGGAATGAAAAGACACCTGTGCCACCTTGCTGCCCAgctggggcagggccagggcacCAACAGGAAGTTTGGAAGAGATCTGAGAGTGCTGGCAGGGGTCTGGCTGGGTCTGCAGGGGAGGCAGCCCTCCTGGTCTGGGATCCTCCATGCCGTCAGTGGCCATCAGCTGTGGATTCCACTCGTCCACTCTCAGAAGGTGTTGGGGGCGTCTCCCACTCATGGTCTTGGGAGGGCCCATGCATGAGGAGCAATTCAGTTTGCCTTGACAATCTCATTCCGGCAGAGGGGAGGGTGGGGACGGCGTGCAGGGCTGACTCGGGACCAAGGTAATGTGGCTGTGGTTGGGAGAGGGTCCCCCTCCCAGACTCTGAGCTACCCTCATTGGAGAGGTCAGAATTCCTGGAAGGAAGATGAGATGGGTGCGGCAGGATAGTGGCAGGAGGGCCCAGGGGTGCAGGCTTCTCAGTGGCGCTGGGGCCTGGCCTCAGCATCTAGGGGTGAGGAAAACCTCAACAGCTATGGCGCAGATGAGAGGTTTGCCAGGGCGTGACCTTAGGTGGGCAGCAGCTGCTGTGAGCACACCCATTCCACAGCACTCACCGCAGCCCCCAGCCTCCAGGCAGTGGCCCCAGCCATCCTTCCCTTAGCCACTCCTGTCCCCTGCCAGCAGGAGCCTCTGGCCTGGCCTCCACTCCCTGCTTGCCATTCCCTGGCCTGGAGCCTGTTTCCTGCGGGGTCCCTCCAGGCGAGGCTGCCTGGGCTCAGGGTGGCTCTGGGCTCGGGTGTGCTGCCTGCCAGTGTGTAGCCATCAGGAGGCTCTGGCTTCCCAGGTTCCACATCCCAGGCTCCCCTTCCTGGCCATGACCAGATGAGCTGCTGGGAATTTGGACTGAGTGTGTTCCGACTTTGCCTTAGTTTCCCTAAGGAAGCTAAGATAATGCAATGATGGGCTATTCCCTTTCTTCGCCCTGGTGTTAGCTGGGAGATTCCCCTGTCAGCTCCCTGATGCAGGGCCTCCTGCCTGGGTTAGGGTCTGGCCCTGATGACACAGTGCAGGCCACACCCTGGGTCACCTGCCTGGGATGTCTCCCTGCCCCGGCAGGCAAGTGAAGGCTAGGGGGTGGCTATTGGCGCTCGATGAACTCAGCAAGATAATCCAGCCATCGTCGCCTCCCAGAGCCTCCTGCCTTCTCTCAGGCTGCTGCCCAGTGGCTAGGGCCCAGCACCCCAGCTGGGTGGCCATCTGCTGATGTGCCATCCTGCCTGCAGATCTGGTGGCTGGATCCAGAGCTGACCTATGGCTGCGCCAAGCCCTTCGTCTTCACCCAGGGCCACTCCGTGTGCAACCGCTCCTTCTTCCCGTGCTTTGATACGCCTGCCGTGAAGTGCACCTACTCTGCCGTCGTCAAGGTCAGGGGCCGCCAGCTGCCATCACCTTGCTCCCAGGACAGCCCAGCAGCCTGGCCACACCGCCTCCCCCTTGCTCCTACCTGCCTGGACTGTGGCCCCAGCTGCCAGCACGTCACAGTGCTAGCAGGAGCCCACCCTCCCTACTCTATGGGAGGAGCTGCTTTGCAGGGAACAGGGGAAGCTGGGCTGCCTCCAACGGGCCTGAGGGGTTCAGGGTCCTGGACCCAGGGTGAGGGATTGTAGGGGCCCCAGACAAGGGGTCTCTAGATAGAGCTGCTGATCTCTGGTGGGGTCTGTAGGTCACTGGGCCCGAGCTTGGCAGCACCCTCTGCACTGGGATGAGGTTTGCAGGCTGGGAGCTCGGGGTCCGAGTGGAGGGTGGCAGGTCTTTGGAGAAAAGTTCTCTGACAGAAATGTTCCCTGATGGGGATGTAGAGTTTCCTGCTACAAATGTGGGGCAGCCTGACGGGCTCCCTGGCTTGGGCTGTGGGTGTGTTGACGGTGGGGCCTCCTGGTCTCAGTCTGGCCTCCTTACAGGCGCCATCGGGGGTGCAGGTGCTGATGAGTGCCACCCAGAGTGCGTACATGGAGGAAGAAGGCGTCTTCCACTTCCACATGGAACATCCCGTGCCCGCCTACCTCGTGGCCCTGGTGGCCGGAGACCTCAAGCCAGCAGACATCGGGCCCAGGTAGGGAGGGCCTTCGGGCTGCCCAGGCCTCAGGGAGAGCCCCACCAGGGATCTGTGACCTGTGTCCACAGGTGCCCTGCTGAGGACCCCCACTGACCTCTGGGCACTCTGAgccagccctgcccctgccttgGTGCCACTGCCAGGGCCGTGTCTGCCAGGTCCTCCCACCCATGTGCCCTCAGACCCAGCAGCCTGGCCCACCCAGTGCCTGCCCTGCAAACTGGTCCTTCCTGCCAAGGCCCCTGCACAGCCTGGCACCCTCACACCTTCATTGGTGCCTTCAACCCAGAGATAAAACGAGCTAAGTGGCCCCTAGAATGCAGCTCTGCCCCTGCTGTGGGAAGGGCCAGGGTAGCTGCGCATCCAGTGAGGTAGGGCGGGCTGCGGGCTAGGGTGGTCAGCCAGGCTGGATGAGGTGTGGGTGTTACTGGAGCCCCAGGGCAGTGGGAGAGCCTTTTGGGGTGAGCAGGGCTGGGGCTGCTCGGCCTCAGATGACCCTCTCTGCATGCAACAGGAGCCGCGTGTGGGCCGAGCCGTGCCTCCTACCCACGGCCACCAGCAAGTTGTCGGGCGCAGTGGAGCAGTGGCTGAGTGCAGCTGAGCGGCTGTATGGGCCGTACATGTGGGGCAGGTAGGCCCCGGGGACCTGTAGACCTGGCTGACTGGAAGGAGGGGTCAGAGGGGGAGCCCCTCGTCTGACCCCTAGGGTGTCCTGTCCCCATCTCCTGGGGAGGAAGCGGAGCTCACTGCAGGGGCGGGGCTGATCCCTGCTGGGTGGAAGGTGGGGTGTGGGTGTGCGGGGTGGGAGTCTGAGCCCTGAGGTCTGCCACCCTCACCGCCCCCCTGGTGCAGGTACGACATTGTCTTCCTGCCCCCCTCCTTCCCCATCGTGGCCATGGAGAACCCCTGCCTCACCTTCATCATCTCCTCCATCCTGGAGAGCGATGAGTTCCTGGTCATCGATGTCATCCATGAGGTGGCCCACAGCTGGTTCGGCAATGCTGTCACCAATGCCACGTGGGAAGAGATGTGGCTGAGCGAGGGCCTGGCCACCTATGCCCAGCGCCGCATCACCACCGAGACCTACGGTGCGGCCGGGGCCGGGGAGGGCAGCCGCTGGGGACCCTGGGCACTGAGCCAGGGGCAGAAAGCCCAGCCTGGCTCCCCTGCCATGCTGCAGGTGCCCACACCCTCCTGCTTCCCCCGACTCTCCCTACACCCCCTCACCTCGCCCGTCTCCGGACCCCATCCAGGTGCTGCCTTCACCTGCCTGGAGACTGCTTTCCGCCTGGATGCCCTGCACCGGCAGATGAAGCTTCTGGGAGAGGACAGCCCGGTCAGCAAACTGCAGGTCAAGCTGGAGCCAGGTACCTGCTCCTCAGGACCTGCTCCTGGAACCGGGGATGTCACCCCTCAAGGCCTCCTTGCCTGCCCTTCGTGTGTTCTGGCTGTGGCTTCTCTGTCCCCCACTGTTCCTGGACCCCTGCCAAGGCCAAGCTGAGAGCCCCTCGTCTGGGCAAGGCCTCCCCAGGCTCCCACAGCCACCGCCACCTCCCTGGCTCTGAGCACTGGTCACAGTGGCGTGTGAGTCCTCAGTCTTCCCCGAGACGTGCCCAGGGCGTCAGTACACATCTGGACATGTGAGGGACTGTGGCTCTTGGCCCTTCCTACTCCTCGGAGCCTGACCACCGCCCCTCCCTGTCCCATGGGACACTGGTGGTCTCGGACGCCAGCCCAGGTGGGTGTTCACCTTGCAGGAGTGAATCCCAGCCACCTGATGAACCTGTTCACCTACGAGAAGGGCTACTGCTTCGTGTACTACCTGTCCCAGCTCTGCGGAGACCCACAGCGCTTTGATGACTTTCTCCGAGTGAGCAGCCCCGTGCCCAGGACGGCCCTGCTGccacctgcccccagcccctccccagctcACAGGGCTGCCTGCTCTTCTGGCAGTTGGGGTGGAATTGGCAGGGGCCTGTGAGCCTGGCTGGGACCTAGTCTGCCTTTCTTTGCGGGGAGTGCCTGGGTTGCCAccttcccttctcccaccctccgtTTGGTCACTTGGCAGGGCCTGTGTGCCAAATGCTGGCTCCGCAATGCCTACTAGCTGCCTCTGCGCCTGCCCTGTGTCCAGCACGTACCTTGGCGCATGCCCTGCAGTGCCCTGCAGGCCTCTCATGGGGCTGCCTGTGCCCCACCCTTCCAGGCCTGCTGAGGCCCCACCTCTGCCACACAGGCCTACGTGGAGAAGTACAAGTTCACCAGTGTGGTGGCCCAGGACCTGCTGGACTCCTTCCTGAGCTTCTTCCCGGAGCTGAAGGAGCAGAGCGTGGACTGCCGGGCAGGTGAGGCTGACCCCACTGCTGCAGTCAGGGAACTGTGCGTGTGATGACAGGCAGGGCCTCTGCTGCCTGAGAGGCCGCTCCGCCTGGAGGAAAGCCCAGTCAGTTCACTGTCTGTCCTTCAGCTGACCCTTGCTGGACCATATGGGCCCCAGGCCGGTATGTTATGAGAACAGGGCTGGGGTTGGGGACCTGCCTGGGGGCGGTGGCACAAGGCTAAGTGGGCCGAGTTAGGCACTCCCAGGAAGTGGGCCATGGAAACCAGGTGCGCAAAGGGCCTGGTGTAGGAAGGGCGGGTGATGGGGGTGTCCTGGAGCTGGAAAGCAGCAGCCAGCCCTGCTTATGCATCACTTCTAAGGGTGTCCCTGAGGGTCTGAGGGCTTTGGGGCCCAGGAAGGCACTGCAGGGTTCAGACATTGAGGGAGAGGCCAGAATTGCTGGAGGGTGGTGAGGTGCCGCTgggagggctgtgcatggtgaCACCAAGTTTTGGAAGGTACAGCAAGTTCACCAAGAGCTTTTTGTGGGTAGGGGATGGGCACTGCCCTTTTAGAGCAGGAACATCATCTTAAGAGCCTGTTTCCCCCATCCCGCCCCTGCTGGCTCATGGCGCAGGTGGCCTCTGCCAGCACTGAGGTTGGGTTTAGACTACTTCATTGTCTTCCACCCAGGAGAGGCGTGGTTGGGTCACCAACccaagcctctgcctccctgtacCCCTTCACAGAAGCCCCTTCAGTGGCTTCAAGTGGCAGTGCTGGCTGGAGCTGACCTCGCCTTCCTGAACGGCCCATGTCCCTGGAACAGGCCACCTGCCTGGGACACACTCAGGGTCTGGGGTCTCCTGGGCAGATTGCTCAggcagcccctccccagcccgGGCAGGGACCCCAGGGTCACTTCTCCCCTCCAGGGCTGGAATTCGAGCGCTGGCTCAATGCCACAGGCCCGCCACTGGCTGAGCCGGACCTGTCTCAGGGATCCAGCCTGACCCGACCCGTGGAAGCCCTTTTCCAGCTGTGGACCGCAGAACCCCTGGACCAGGCAGCTGCCTCAGCCAGTGCCATTGACATCTCCAAGTGGAGGACCTTCCAGACAGCACTCTTCCTGGACCGGCTCCTGGATGGGTCCCCGCTGCCACAGGGTGGGTCCTTGCAGCTGATGGGGGTGGCCCAGGGGCTGGGGTGCAACAGCAGCTCAGCCCTgacctgcccctgccctgcagAGGTGGTGATGAGCCTGTCCAAGTGCTACTCCTCCCTGCTGGACTCGATGAACGCTGAGATCCGCATCCGCTGGCTACAGATCGTGGTCCGCAATGACTACTATCCTGACCTCCACAGGGTGCGGCGCTTCCTGGAGAGCCAGGTGTAGTCACCAACCCAGGGAACCAGTCTGGAACGGCCTAGCCATGCGGAGTGGGAATCCCACCTGACTCCCTAGTCTGAGCTGTTGGGGCAGGCCAGGCACATTCCGGAGAATGGGGCGGGGAAGACATAGGGGTCTGTTGGGAGTGGGGGCATGCACTGGGTGCAAGTGTCAGAGGGCAGCCTGGACTCCACCAGTTCTTGGAGAAGCTGTGGAAGGGACCAGCTGGGAGCAGGAGTCAGGGGTCCAGGCCATCTCAgcctgctgggccctgggccttCAGCGTCCAGGTCTGGGCAGAGGGGACGTCCAAGCTCCTCAGAGAGAACCCAGAGCCCTCAGGCCCGTGGGACCTGGCTGCCCTGTTCCCTGTATGTGCTTCCTCCAGCCCAGGCTCCCTGGAGATGGGGACTCCATGGTTGGCCTggaagggtggggtggaggtTGGAGGCTAATGGCAGGCCTCCTGGACACCAGATTCCAGGCCACAGCCCTGATGATGAAACTGGGGAGCCAGGGGTAGGAGAGCCGCCTGGCCGGTCTGGCAGGGTGGGCTGGCTCGAGGGGCCTGGGGAGCCCACCAGTGTGACCGAGTGACCCTCCCGCAGATGTCACGCATGTACACCATCCCGCTGTACGAGGACCTCTGCACCGGTGCCCTCAAGTCCTTCGCGCTGGAGGTCTTCTACCAGACGCAGGGCCGGCTACACCCCAACCTGCGCAGAGCCATCCAGCAGATCCTGTCCCAGGGCCTGGGCTCTAGCACAGAGCCTGCCCCAGAGCCCAGCACGGAGCTGGGCAGGGCTGAAGCAGACACAGACTCAGACGCACAGGCCCTGCTGCTTGGGGATGAGGCCCCCAGCAGTGCCATCTCTCTCAGGGACGTCAATGTGTCTGCCTAGCCCTGTTGGCAGGCTGACCCTCGACCTCCCAGACACCACAATTGTGCCTTCTGTGGGCCAGGCCTGCCATGACTGCGCCTATGGCTCTGGCCATGAGCTCTGCCCAGGCCCACAAGCCCCTCCCCTGGGCTCTCCCAGGCAGGGAGAATGGGGAGAGGGACCTCCTTGTGTCCGGCAGAGACCTGTGGACCTggcctccccactcccagctctCTTGCACTGCAGGCCCTGGGGCCAGCCCGCACACGCCATGCCTCCTGTCTCAACACTGACAGCTGTGCCTAGCCCCGGATGCCAGCACCTGCCAGGTGCTGCCCCTGGGGCAAGGGCCCCAGCAGCCCTACGGTGACCGCCACACTGTGCCTTACATCTGCCAGGGGCCCGGGCTGTGCTGTGTCTGCGTCCCTGCAGCACGCCTCCTTGCAGGGATCTGAGCCACCCTCCCCGCACAGCCCTGCACCCCGCCCCTGGGGTTGGCAGCCTCAGTTGGCCCCTGGCAGAGGAACAAGGACACAGACATTCCCTCAGTGTGGGGGCaggggacacagggagaggacagTTGTCCCTGGGGAGGGCCCCCTGGCCCCAGGCAACCTTAGCCCCTCAGAACAGGGAGTCCCAGGACCCAGGGGGAGTGTGGGGAGCCTGTCTCTTGTGGCTTCCTGGGGTGGGAGGCAGATGGGCACAGCAATACCCTAGGGAAAGTGGGAGGTGGTGCTGGTGCTCTCTCTAGGCCCACCATGCTGGGAGAGGCGGATGGGGCCTGGGGCTCCAGCCTGGGACTGCTGCGATGGGGTATCACGGTGATGGTCCCATTAAAACTTCCACTCTGCAAACCTgatcttcctccctctttctctcgaCTTGTCCTCTGCATCTTCCCGGCTGTGTAGGATGGGCTGGCCTGCCAGGACTTGGAACCTGCAGCTGGTCAGGAGCTGGGCGTGGCCCCCTCCTCTGATACACAAGCCTGAGAGCAGGCTCCCCGAGTCCTGCCCAGCCCCTTGGCCGGACCTCCTGGGCCTGAGTAGCCTCTGGATGTCACAGAGAGGCCATGTGTCACCTTCACTCTGGGCCTTCACCTTTGTGGCTTAAGCCAAATCCCAGCCTCAAGTGGTGATCCTGTCCCAAGATGGGTACCAGGTGACAGGCATGTTTAGTTTTGGAGAATTGAGATTTCCATTTTCCCAGGCAATAGGTGTCGCTGCTTTTCTGAGTCCCCAAGGATGTGGTGCCACCATCTCAGTGCCAcacacacctggccaacatgccgtGGCCCAGAAGCAGCACGTCTCCTCTCTCAACCCACTGGCCAGGCCCAGTCACAGCTCCACTCCACACATGGCAGCCAGGaagtggggagggcaggaggtgTTGGGCAAATAACCCTGACGCCATCACCATCCAGTCCCCAGCCACCAAATGTCCCACTCACCCTCTTCCCTGTTCTGGATGCCCCGCCCCTCCCCAGGGCAGACGAGTTCCCCTCCAGTGGCAGTAGCAACTCCAGTCTAGGGTCTGGGACTGTCTCTGCATGTGTTGCTT
This genomic window contains:
- the RNPEPL1 gene encoding aminopeptidase RNPEPL1 isoform X2, encoding MAAQCCCRQAPGAETAPVRPPPEPPPALDVASASSAQLFRLRHLQLGLELRPEARELAGCLVLELCALRPAPRALVLDAHPALRLHSAAFRRAPAAAETPCAFAFSAPGPGPAPPPPLPAFPEAPGAEPACCPLAFRVDPFTDYGSSLTVTLPPELQAHQPFQIWWLDPELTYGCAKPFVFTQGHSVCNRSFFPCFDTPAVKCTYSAVVKAPSGVQVLMSATQSAYMEEEGVFHFHMEHPVPAYLVALVAGDLKPADIGPRSRVWAEPCLLPTATSKLSGAVEQWLSAAERLYGPYMWGRYDIVFLPPSFPIVAMENPCLTFIISSILESDEFLVIDVIHEVAHSWFGNAVTNATWEEMWLSEGLATYAQRRITTETYGAAFTCLETAFRLDALHRQMKLLGEDSPVSKLQVKLEPGVNPSHLMNLFTYEKGYCFVYYLSQLCGDPQRFDDFLRAYVEKYKFTSVVAQDLLDSFLSFFPELKEQSVDCRAGLEFERWLNATGPPLAEPDLSQGSSLTRPVEALFQLWTAEPLDQAAASASAIDISKWRTFQTALFLDRLLDGSPLPQEVVMSLSKCYSSLLDSMNAEIRIRWLQIVVRNDYYPDLHRVRRFLESQMSRMYTIPLYEDLCTGALKSFALEVFYQTQGRLHPNLRRAIQQILSQGLGSSTEPAPEPSTELGRAEADTDSDAQALLLGDEAPSSAISLRDVNVSA
- the RNPEPL1 gene encoding aminopeptidase RNPEPL1 isoform X1 produces the protein MAAQCCCRQAPGAETAPVRPPPEPPPALDVASASSAQLFRLRHLQLGLELRPEARELAGCLVLELCALRPAPRALVLDAHPALRLHSAAFRRAPAAAETPCAFAFSAPGPGPAPPPPLPAFPEAPGAEPACCPLAFRVDPFTDYGSSLTVTLPPELQAHQPFQVILRYTSTDAPAIWWLDPELTYGCAKPFVFTQGHSVCNRSFFPCFDTPAVKCTYSAVVKAPSGVQVLMSATQSAYMEEEGVFHFHMEHPVPAYLVALVAGDLKPADIGPRSRVWAEPCLLPTATSKLSGAVEQWLSAAERLYGPYMWGRYDIVFLPPSFPIVAMENPCLTFIISSILESDEFLVIDVIHEVAHSWFGNAVTNATWEEMWLSEGLATYAQRRITTETYGAAFTCLETAFRLDALHRQMKLLGEDSPVSKLQVKLEPGVNPSHLMNLFTYEKGYCFVYYLSQLCGDPQRFDDFLRAYVEKYKFTSVVAQDLLDSFLSFFPELKEQSVDCRAGLEFERWLNATGPPLAEPDLSQGSSLTRPVEALFQLWTAEPLDQAAASASAIDISKWRTFQTALFLDRLLDGSPLPQEVVMSLSKCYSSLLDSMNAEIRIRWLQIVVRNDYYPDLHRVRRFLESQMSRMYTIPLYEDLCTGALKSFALEVFYQTQGRLHPNLRRAIQQILSQGLGSSTEPAPEPSTELGRAEADTDSDAQALLLGDEAPSSAISLRDVNVSA